The following proteins are encoded in a genomic region of Syngnathus acus chromosome 22, fSynAcu1.2, whole genome shotgun sequence:
- the mgaa gene encoding MAX dimerization protein MGA a isoform X5, which translates to MASKAQQKVMVFDDGRSASPAFAPDADYLPQHFAQAGRGSNGCYKEATLTGEADAQSGTSCSRRAATKLSRGDLLPAESTCRGIQVTLDNNNMWNEFFRCKTEMILTKQGSRMFPYCRFRISGLQPSKKYVLMMDVQLVDQNRYTWTGTSWQAAGKAERHVTNLLFAHPESPAAGQLWMQNPVSFYKLKLTSNAADQQGNVLVHPMHRYIPRLHVVQTEKAPEDIKLNASNVATFTFQQTEFMAVTMYHNCQFAQLKVDYNPFAKGLREDGVGSLGPKMKSNQGEASVSGRQQPLKKSLKSLLANHKARSFTNTTNCVQEVSLGPAPQVVKNTTCNNSRPADQLSGDLGREAHISLTRCSVGSSKGLEQSNAITTAGNATSQDIDKANKQSTESSSEAPPQTKGQGLVVSEPECQAKVQRPLPLPALALFLKKHSTKTKAVKSKLESSSTQVPAEVQSGTSTASANQNPNTTSHVKPDNQGSTPSGSDKLSLGEEPSQALCSLASPEAKRLRTCPNVLVRSACEPAKAEFAKVEEPLGNHKTLLCSSRPTSSLSPLLNRDTPDMPSTPPPSVSKSAHFLAGSPCSAFGFELLSPVSSPEPLPSLPATFTLELDSGSSKAPEASLPSKDCDPSVFKWHTVLPPPEPYVEPSFEVFQPTAQRLSLESSLLPSQSAANEPSPSGVPVQPDPPAVHSLSFQESEQPLPFPGELSPLALPLTLSPTFSSLDGDALSPTPSIADLVQFFSTEEHLAIGVEFPNADSLLPPCPADVSGEANTPAPPEHVLTMASPKQLKSKKKTRRRKAAMSDLDLKTDDSAYVTMKPNLEEVEEQLFISFTSKEALKLHIAESDEQEANSRLVPSLPDVGLLRAMEYRSRDETIAFYEEALVKDLKMMKHQQIIHPVLQEVGLKMNLLDASLSIDLQYLGVRLPIPPPGASVEPLSQALPPLQGASGSFVSRTGKTTDVTQIKGWREKFSPSESSETPSPSKAEAVSVSSEQNRKNLSAFCSDMLDQYLESEAKLIDQRVASFSQPPPDSLPVYELPTSSSSYVRTLGSILKKQSAAPPSFDLITGFIPPSKRAKAPHLQLKTSRKAERKPKSSKPLLTDCPQAPAPLVEESPKPKETPPIVCPAPNMLVSPPAQSPPFERRKRLKRKPAPQQSGADHSSSLQPPLTRGLLRQKDLEDGAAWAGHPRTFVTEERASISLTSLFTLKGFVSENPTAPIQLAPRPDPACLNDFCRLGCICSSLARTARLSHCGRPQCMLGCSCLKQKVVLLKNLDGSDSSPSGCSATKRKKRKRMKMAYILKEADSVSQPAERIRTLWKRDDGDAHPEVMHVPEAVLLSKATQGTGSCARVRRFVGKCGTTQQQPFRKPKRRKMKCGKKPVTLHPAEPPNLAEESRASRRLTILTEGRWTCDEDRDHVLKMLCEAMAQDLLKKPFWARTYQISPISQTVEDSGTIHYKVLISKQDGAQKAQEVEPMEAWQREVTEEDFTEDSPQEPDQSDTEEDSAERAWSEWEDRSQMGLALPFFNGVSAAGFLSASKKRAGGTDPIQVNGKKYPLAKIQLGEMGALHPANRLAAYLTGRVAAAKKQTIIPTLLEPQRMSSHRHGLTYPTATSTAVSTSTAVSTATAASTALVTTTALTTTSPAVSTGNAVSTGNAVSTGNAVSTETTASIALVAATTAFSVAAISPGTAAFSSTAVSTAIAPLTSPVTTAFAVTTATLTSTSTATATPAAAVTYYLVPPPPSGPRMPTAHPAVPSSSTVRMILRQVQSPTGVRYYRRPDGKLVQLIPVSQLRAATPCKTGESPKGSTRASGTSSLMAPASGTAGGPVPPSANAGISGLKSFTVNRVSFPLLLDSASSSQKSSTDRIIPATSTKNPVTAEAAAPDLVSSEVRSVPAETAPTALLNNPDVAESKVSGAEAPSFSSPEPARDVADLDVVCIVDDENNVRDREGRVINLVDSSSDRTDHSSDSTDESTDCEGLRSADSKLAHNVSERLRRHRMSRMFSELRNELQLKGNVSAATTLHEAVQVIKKLRATEKRLRREKMALTRRRERLMASLLPRDGGRDCFKSSRPDSLEDDTSGTSSANKTNCNAGIVRPSSSPEPRPTSPLSSVTTDPAVAMAPAASELHSAASLGDGDVVFDSSAQKLPRERAPPDLALVAPPPPSPKAAAVNQPKVAPPATSHSELMARNRPRTVPNILSRCKSLAPSPGVSGDLCGLQAIEPSELLSMVGAALPGQPFLTLTPLLMDCATLLSSSAATVEDPNSSWLLAPATPPQPPAPPAESPPPSSSVATAMPPVSRVVSPSTLDHQTAPRDETPGLNGHTLAPPPLLHMKAGGGQAEHLPPAEAPASSGKGMSWRPMPRLVPLGLRGAPPT; encoded by the exons ATGGCCTCTAAGGCACAACAGAAAGTGATGGTGTTTGATGACGGCAGGTCGGCCAGCCCTGCATTTGCGCCTGATGCTGATTATCTACCTCAGCACTTTGCTCAGGCAGGCCGAGGCTCAAATGGATGTTACAAAGAGGCCACCCTGACGGGTGAAGCCGACGCGCAGTCAGGAACATCCTGCAGTAGACGCGCTGCCACCAAACTGTCTAGAGGGGATTTGCTTCCAGCTGAGAGCACTTGCAGAGGCATCCAAGTGACTttggacaacaacaacatgtgGAACGAGTTCTTCAGGtgtaaaactgaaatgattcTGACGAAGCAAGGCAGCAGGATGTTTCCATATTGCCGGTTTCGCATCTCTGGACTGCAGCCGTCCAAGAAGTATGTTTTGATGATGGATGTTCAGCTGGTAGACCAGAATCGTTACACCTGGACCGGCACCAGCTGGCAAGCGGCCGGGAAGGCGGAACGACACGTGACAAATCTTCTGTTTGCCCATCCCGAATCACCTGCCGCCGGTCAGCTCTGGATGCAGAATCCGGTTTCGTTTTACAAACTGAAGCTGACAAGCAACGCGGCCGACCAGCAAGGCAACGTCCTAGTGCACCCGATGcatcgctacattccgcgttTGCATGTGGTCCAGACAGAGAAAGCTCCTGAAGACATTAAGCTGAATGCCTCAAACGTTGCCACGTTCACATTTCAACAGACTGAGTTCATGGCTGTCACCATGTACCACAACTGCCAATTTGCTCAACTCAAAGTCGATTACAACCCGTTTGCTAAGGGACTCAGGGAGGACGGTGTCGGTTCGCTCGGCCCGAAGATGAAATCCAACCAAGGTGAAGCTTCAGTATCCGGTCGGCAGCAACCGCTCAAGAAAAGCTTGAAGTCTTTGCTTGCAAATCACAAAGCTCGAAGCTTTACGAACACTACAAACTGTGTCCAAGAAGTATCCTTGGGACCTGCACCCCAAGTTGTGAAGAACACTACCTG CAACAACTCACGACCAGCAGATCAATTAAGTGGGGACCTCGGCCGAGAGGCGCACATTTCCTTAACGAGATGCAGCGTGGGCTCCTCAAAGGGACTTGAGCAAAGCAACGCTATTACAACTGCAGGAAACGCCACAAGCCAAGACATTGATAAAGCCAATAAGCAGTCGACAGAGTCCTCAAGTGAAGCTCCACCGCAAACAAAGGGCCAAGGACTGGTTGTTTCTGAGCCTGAATGTCAGGCCAAGGTCCAACGGCCTCTTCCTCTGCCGGCCTTGGCGCTGTTCTTGAAAAAGCATTCCACTAAGACCAAGGCCGTCAAGAGCAAGTTGGAATCTTCCTCGACCCAAGTTCCTGCAGAGGTCCAAAGCGGAACAAGCACCGCTTCTGCTAATCAGAATCCAAACACAACATCTCACGTGAAACCTGACAACCAGGGTTCTACCCCAAGCGGATCAGACAAGTTGAGTCTGGGAGAAGAACCTTCTCAAGCGCTCTGCAGTCTGGCTTCTCCGGAAGCAAAACGATTAAGAACTTGCCCTAATGTCCTGGTGCGTTCAGCTTGTGAGCCAGCAAAAGCAGAGTTTGCCAAGGTTGAAGAGCCACTTGGAAACCACAAGACTTTGCTTTGTTCATCTCGTCCTACCTCCTCTTTGTCTCCACTGTTGAACCGTGATACTCCCGACATGCCAAGCACCCCGCCGCCCTCAGTGTCCAAGTCTGCTCATTTTCTTGCTGGCTCACCGTGTTCAGCTTTTGGCTTTGAGCTGTTGTCCCCCGTGAGTTCGCCAGAGCCACTGCCTTCTCTCCCTGCTACCTTTACGTTGGAGCTGGACTCTGGCTCTTCCAAGGCTCCTGAGGCTTCACTGCCAAGCAAAGACTGTGACCCGTCTGTCTTTAAGTGGCATACGGTGTTACCTCCTCCTGAACCCTACGTGGAGCCCTCTTTTGAAGTGTTCCAGCCGACGGCTCAGAGACTTTCACTGGAGTCCTCCTTGTTGCCTTCCCAAAGTGCAGCCAATGAGCCATCCCCGTCTGGTGTCCCGGTCCAGCCCGATCCCCCAGCTGTCCattctctttcttttcaaGAGAGTGAGCAGCCGCTGCCTTTCCCAGGGGAACTGTCTCCCCTTGCACTTCCGCTCACTCTCTCGCCAACGTTTTCCTCCTTGGATGGCGACGCGTTGTCCCCTACGCCTTCTATCGCCGATCTCGTGCAGTTTTTCTCGACAGAAGAGCACCTCGCAATAGGTGTGGAGTTTCCCAACGCGGATTCGCTTCTACCTCCCTGTCCGGCTGATGTCTCGGGAGAAGCCAACACCCCGGCTCCTCCTGAGCATGTCCTGACGATGGCGTCCCCCAAACAACTGaagagcaaaaagaagactcGACGGCGAAAAGCCGCCATGTCCGATTTGGACCTGAAGACGGACGACTCCGCCTACGTGACCATGAAGCCTAACCTGGAAGAAGTTGAGGAGCAGCTCTTTATCTCCTTCACGTCCAAG GAGGCTCTCAAACTTCATATTGCCGAGAGTGACGAGCAAGAAGCAAACAGCCGGCTTGTGCCGTCGCTGCCGGACGTTGGCCTGCTGCGAGCAATGGAATATCGCTCCCGTG ACGAGACGATCGCTTTCTATGAGGAAGCTCTTGTCAAAGACCTCAAGATGATGAAGCACCAGCAGATCATCCACCCAGTGCTGCAAGAGG TTGGACTGAAGATGAACCTGCTGGACGCCAGCCTCTCCATTGACCTGCAGTACTTGGGTGTGCGTCTCCCCATACCACCCCCGGGAGCCAGCGTGGAGCCTCTAAGCCAGGCACTGCCGCCGTTGCAGG GCGCTTCTGGATCGTTTGTGTCCAGGACCGGAAAGACAACAGATGTGACGCAAATTAAAGGTTGGAGGGAAAAGTTCAGTCCTTCGGAATCCTCGGAGACTCCGTCGCCTTCCAAGGCCGAAG CAGTGTCGGTCAGCTCAGAGCAGAACCGCAAGAACTTGTCGGCGTTCTGCAGTGACATGCTGGACCAATACCTGGAGAGCGAGGCCAAGCTGATCGACCAGCGCGTGGCCAGCTTCTCTCAGCCACCACCAGATTCGCTGCCCGTCTACGAGCTtcccaccagcagcagcagctatGTGCGCACGCTCGGCAGCATCCTCAAGAAGCAAAGCGCCGCCCCGCCCAGCTTCGACCTCATCACTGGGTTCATCCCACCCTCCAAGAGAGCCAAAGCCCCCCACCTGCAGCTTAAGACCTCTAGGAAAGCTGAAAGGAAGCCCAAGAGTTCCAAACCCCTTTTGACAGACTGCCCCCAGGCCCCAGCTCCCCTCGTGGAGGAGTCTCCAAAACCAAAGGAAACTCCGCCCATAGTCTGCCCTGCGCCAAACATGCTGGTCTCTCCCCCCGCCCAGTCCCCTCCTTttgagaggaggaagaggctcAAACGTAAGCCGGCCCCGCAGCAGTCTGGCGCAGACCATTCAAGTTCCCTCCAACCGCCGCTGACCCGAGGCTTGCTGAGGCAGAAAGACCTGGAGGACGGCGCTGCCTGGGCGGGGCATCCTCGCACCTTTGTCACGGAGGAGAGGGCCTCCATATCGCTGACGTCGCTTTTCACCTTAAAG GGTTTTGTGAGCGAGAATCCCACCGCCCCTATCCAGCTGGCACCCCGGCCCGATCCAGCGTGCCTCAACGACTTCTGCCGCCTGGGCTGCATCTGCTCCAGCCTGGCCCGCACGGCCCGGCTCAGCCACTGCGGCCGGCCGCAGTGCATGCTGGGCTGTAGCTGCCTCAAGCAGAAGGTGGTTCTGCTCAAGAACCTGGACGGCTCCGACTCCAGCCCATCGGGCTGCAGCGCCACcaaaaggaagaagaggaagaggatgaagatggcCTACA TACTCAAGGAAGCTGACAGCGTCTCTCAGCCCGCTGAGCGCATCCGGACGCTATGGAAGAGGGACGACGGCGACGCCCACCCAGAGGTGATGCATGTCCCCGAAGCTGTCTTGCTTTCCAAG GCAACACAGGGCACCGGCAGCTGTGCCCGAGTGAGAAGATTTGTGGGAAAGTGTGGAACAACGCAGCAG CAGCCATTCAGGAAGCCCAAACGGCGCAAGATGAAATGTGGCAAAAAACCCGTAACATTGCATCCAG CTGAGCCGCCAAACCTTGCGGAGGAGTCGAGAGCGTCCAGACGTCTGACCATCCTCACCGAGGGTCGCTGGACGTGTGACGAGGACCGCGACCACGTGCTGAAGATGCTGTGCGAGGCCATGGCCCAGGACCTACTGAAAAAGCCCTTTTGGGCCCGCACGTACCAGATCAGCCCCATCAGCCAGACGGTGGAGGACAGCGGCACCATCCACTACAAagttctcatcagcaaacaagATGGCGCTCAGAAG GCGCAGGAGGTGGAGCCCATGGAGGCCTGGCAACGTGAGGTCACCGAGGAGGATTTTACAGAGGACTCTCCTCAGGAGCCCGACCAAAGCGACACAGAAGAAGATTCGGCGGAGCGAGCTTGGAGCGAGTGGGAGGACAGGAGCCAGATGGGCTTGGCTCTGCCCTTCTTCAACGGCGTCTCAGCCGCCGGCTTCCTGTCGGCCAGCAAGAAGCGAGCGGGTGGCACCGACCCCATCCAG GTGAATGGGAAAAAGTATCCTCTGGCCAAGATCCAATTAGGCGAGATGGGGGCGCTCCACCCCGCCAACCGTCTGGCGGCGTATCTGACCGGCCGTGTGGCGGCCGCCAAGAAGCAGACCATTATTCCAACCTTACTCGAGCCCCAGCGGATGTCTTCTCACCGCCATGGGCTGACGTACCCAACCG CCACGTCAACCGCTGTCTCCACGTCAACCGCTGTCTCCACGGCAACCGCTGCGTCCACGGCACTCGTTACTACTACAGCCCTGACCACCACGTCACCCGCCGTCTCCACGGGTAATGCCGTCTCCACGGGTAATGCCGTCTCCACGGGTAATGCCGTCTCCACGGAAACCACCGCGTCCATCGCACTCGTCGCTGCCACAACTGCCTTCAGTGTAGCTGCCATCTCCCCGGGAACTGCCGCTTTTTCGTCAACTGCCGTCTCCACGGCAATCGCCCCCCTCACATCACCTGTTACTACCGCATTTGCCGTCACCACAGCAACCTTGACCTCAACATCAACCGCCACCGCTACGCCTGCTGCCGCTGTCACTTACTACTTGGTGCCACCTCCACCATCAG GTCCCCGCATGCCGACGGCCCACCCGGCCGTGCCCTCCTCCTCGACAGTCCGGATGATTCTGCGGCAGGTGCAGAGTCCGACGGGCGTTCGCTACTACCGCAGACCGGATGGCAAACTGGTCCAGCTGATCCCAGTCAGCCAGCTGAGAGCGGCCACCCCCTGCAAGACAGGCGAGTCCCCAAAAG GTTCCACCCGCGCCTCTGGAACTTCTTCTCTCATGGCTCCTGCGAGCGGCACGGCTGGTGGCCCAGTGCCGCCGAGCGCAAACGCCGGCATCTCGGGCCTCAAGTCGTTCACGGTCAACCGCGTCTCCTTCCCGCTCCTCCTCGATTCCGCGTCCTCGAGTCAGAAGAGCAGCACCGACAGAATCATTCCCGCCACCTCCACAAAGAATCCTGTTACCGCCGAGGCGGCCGCCCCTGACCTCGTCAGTTCGGAAGTCCGCAGCGTGCCAGCCGAGACAGCACCCACGGCTCTCCTGAATAACCCGGATGTGGCAGAGTCAAAAGTTTCAGGCGCAGAGGCTCCTTCATTCAGCTCGCCGGAGCCAGCCAGGGATGTGGCGGACCTGGACGTGGTCTGCATTGTGGATGACGAGAACAACGTCCGAGATCGCGAGGGCCGTGTTATCAACCTGGTGGACTCGTCCAGCGACCGGACGGATCACTCATCCGACTCCACGGATGAGTCGACCGACTGCGAAGGACTCCGCTCCGCTGACAGC AAACTTGCCCACAACGTTTCGGAGCGGCTGCGGCGGCACAGGATGTCGCGCATGTTCAGCGAGTTAAGAAATGAACTCCAGCTAAAGGGCAACGTGTCCGCCGCCACCACCTTGCATGAG GCCGTTCAGGTGATTAAGAAGCTCCGGGCTACCGAAAAGCGTCTGAGACGGGAGAAGATGGCGCTGACCCGACGGAGGGAGCGCTTGATGGCCAGCCTCCTTCCGC GTGACGGCGGCCGTGACTGCTTCAAGTCGTCGAGGCCAGACAGCCTGGAAGACGACACCAGCGGGACCAGTTCtgccaacaaaacaaactg caatgcCGGCATCGTTCGGCCCTCGTCTTCCCCCGAGCCCCGTCCCACGTCCCCGCTCTCGTCTGTGACGACCGACCCCGCCGTTGCTATGGCACCCGCTGCCTCCGAGCTCCACTCAGCAGCCTCTTTGGGTGACGGGGACGTCGTATTTGATTCATCCGCTCAGAAGCTTCCACGGGAACGAGCGCCACCCGACCTCGCCTTAGTCGCCCCACCCCCTCCTTCGCCTAAAgccgcagctgtcaatcagcCAAAGGTGGCCCCACCCGCCACCTCCCACTCGGAGCTGATGGCGAGGAATCGACCCAGGACGGTGCCCAACATCCTGTCTCGGTGCAAGAGCCTCGCCCCCTCGCCCGGTGTGAGTG GCGACCTCTGCGGCTTGCAGGCCATCGAGCCCTCTGAGCTTTTATCCATGGTGGGGGCTGCGTTGCCAGGGCAACCGTTCCTGACTCTGACCCCACTGCTGATGGATTGCGCCACGCTGCTGTCTTCTTCAGCAGCAACAG TTGAGGACCCGAACAGCTCGTGGCTGCTGGCTCCTGCAACACCACCACAACCACCGGCACCACCAGCTGAGTCGCCGCCCCCCTCATCCTCCGTTGCGACGGCAATGCCACCGGTCAGCCGGGTGGTATCGCCGTCAACCTTGGACCACCAAACTGCCCCCAGGGACGAGACTCCGGGGCTGAATGGCCACACACTGGCCCCTCCCCCACTGCTGCACATGAAGGCGGGTGGTGGGCAGGCGGAGCACCTGCCCCCTGCTGAGGCTCCGGCGTCCTCAGGCAAGGGCATGTCTTGGAGGCCCATGCCCAGGTTGGTCCCGCTGGGGCTGCGGGGGGCGCCGCCTACGTGA